A portion of the Salvelinus alpinus chromosome 33, SLU_Salpinus.1, whole genome shotgun sequence genome contains these proteins:
- the LOC139563128 gene encoding type-2 angiotensin II receptor-like, whose protein sequence is MTMDQLNISISNITSGNPGNVVSSTLIGLCCLVGLPANIAVVVVILRQVKIDDVTLKLVLNLACSDILCLASLPVWIYSLLCGWNLGRGLCKFFSFMVYCSLYINIMTVTMMSVQRYVSVLYPHQWARLGRRGEKVLLPALWGLACILTGLAVATRNTVVTGSRLSCQRHTESDWEIVAVLLLETLVGFVLGSILVTFYFLLHKRVNQTALFSTQRMTRLVTGITVTFIILWVPGHVVNIVDISATLLKYSHPVTSAKLKTFGKLTRDFAKCLTFVNSCVDPFLYAFAFQRIWQRRPAKREKADPAIQICV, encoded by the coding sequence ATGACCATGGACCAGCTCAACATCTCCATCTCCAACATCACCTCAGGGAATCCTGGCAACGTTGTCTCCAGTACACTGATTGGACTGTGCTGCCTAGTGGGCCTCCCTGCAAATATCGCTGTCGTGGTGGTCATTCTGCGCCAGGTAAAAATAGATGATGTCACCCTGAAACTGGTGCTGAATCTGGCTTGTTCTGACATCCTGTGTCTGGCCTCCCTCCCTGTGTGGATCTATTCCCTCCTGTGTGGTTGGAATCTTGGCCGTGGGCTTTGTAAGTTCTTCTCCTTCATGGTCTATTGCAGCCTATACATCAATATCATGACTGTAACTATGATGAGTGTGCAGCGCTACGTGTCGGTTCTCTACCCCCACCAGTGGGCCAGGCTGGGAAGGAGAGGTGAGAAGGTATTGCTACCTGCACTATGGGGACTTGCATGCATCCTAACTGGGCTTGCTGTTGCAACAAGGAATACAGTGGTTACTGGTTCTCGTCTAAGTTGTCAAAGACACACTGAATCGGACTGGGAAATAGTGGCTGTTCTTTTACTTGAGACTTTGGTGGGTTTTGTTCTGGGTTCCATTCTTGTCACCTTTTATTTCTTACTTCACAAGCGAGTGAACCAGACAGCCCTCTTCAGCACCCAAAGGATGACCAGATTGGTCACTGGAATTACTGTGACCTTCATCATTCTCTGGGTTCCTGGTCATGTTGTTAACATTGTGGACATCTCAGCCACCTTActgaagtattcacaccctgttACATCTGCTAAACTGAAGACCTTTGGGAAGTTGACACGGGACTTTGCAAAGTGCCTTACATTTGTTAACAGTTGTGTGGACCCCTTTCTGTATGCGTTTGcctttcagagaatttggcagagAAGACCAGCTAAGCGGGAGAAAGCAGACCCTGCTATTCAGATCTGTGTGTAA